AATATATTATTCTCGTCAATTAGATCTTTATTTTTATATAAAAACTCGTCCTGTCTTTCTTTCAACCATTGACTCAACTCTTTGTTTTTCTTTTCTTCTAACTCTTTAATCTCGGCTGCTTTGAGTTGCCATTCATTTTCTTTCTTTTTTTGTTCGGCCTTGATCCACGCTTGGGTTTCATTTCGTTTGTTTGACTCAAAATTCCTTAATTGAACCTCGCGTTCATCCCACTCTTTTTGTAATCGAGATTTAGTCTCCTCAACCCAGCTGTTTGTTTCTTTTACCAGTTTTTCATTCTGTTCTCGTACTGATTTCTCTTGATGCTCAAGCTCTTTTAATTTAGCTTCCTTATCTCTGTTAAAGTGAAAGTAAAACTCTTCTTCCTTTTTTTTCAGGTTTCCTTTGAATTCAGAAAGTTCATTGTTTTTTCGTTCTTCTTCAAGTTCTAAATCATTATAGCGAGAGGCAATGTCTCTCTCTGCAAACTCTTGTCTTTTTTTAAGTCTTGATTCAAAATCCTCACCTTTTTCAGCAAGCGATTTTTCAAAGGATTCTCCTCTCAATCGAAGCTCTTCATCTAGCGACTTTCTTTTATCTTGTTCTTCTTTTTCAAGTTTTGACTTCAGACTTTTTCGACTCTCATCAAGAGCTTTAATTTCATTTTCAAGTTTTTCAATATCTTTTTGCAGCAAAGATATTTCTTTTTTCTGATTATCTATTTCAGACTCTGAGTCCATTTTTATTTTTTCAATATCACGATAAGCGGCCGCAATTAATTTTTCTTTTTCTAACTTGGCATTTTCTTCTGATTCGGCCAGCAACACATGCATCTTTTTTAATGCCTCTCGTTCTGTTCTTTGCAATAAGCTTTCTTTCTCTGACTGAGCATCCTTTAAAATACTATTTTTCAATTCCTCAATTTCAATAAGTGACTTACTTTTTAGCTGCTCCATTTCATTTTGTGAGAATTCGCGCATCAAGGAGGCTTTTTGCCTGGCCTCCTCGACTATTCCATGGGCTAAGGTCTCGTTCCTCTTTAACATTTCCTGAGCTTTTAACTGAGCCTCTTCAAGCTTTAATTTATAATAATCATCCGATTCTTTTTTAAATTCATTTGCCTTGCTGTAGATTTCTTGAACCTTAATCTCTGCATCGTTTTGAGCGTCATTGATAAGACCAACGCCACGTCTTTTGGCGTCTTGGACAATTTGAGTCGCCTGGGCGGAGGCCGTGGATAAAATTTCATTTTGTTTTAACAACATCTCATTTTCAATGCTGACAGCTTTTTGTTCAGCAATTTTAATTAATTTATCATGCCCTTCCTGCGCCAACTTAACGATTTTTTGCCCTTCGGCATGAGCCCCCTGAATCACTCGAGAAAGTGATTCTTTCTCGTCCTTAGGCAATTGGCTCTTAACAATTTCATCTTTTTTAAAACATTTCTCTAATAAATTAAAAGACAAATAAATTTCAGATTTTCCTAACTTGACTTTATCTCCAGGCTCGACACTGATTGTCTTTTGCGAAGGGATTTTTTGATCGTTTACAAATGTACCGTTCGCTGAACCTTGGTCTTCAACCCAAATTTTATTATGTTTTAATGTCACGATCAAATGAATACGGCTAATATTCTGATCACTAAAGGCCAAGGTGGCATCTAAGGATCGGCCCACCGTAAAGGTGCTATCGTCAACTATTTTATAGTCAACATTCTCACCTTCTTGAACCGTGACAATAAAAACCTGAATCGACTTTGCCATAAAATAATACTTTCTATTAAGATATCTTTATTTTTTTAATCTCATCAAATTCTCTACCACGTTGCCCTTTAGCTATTTCAATATTCAGTGATTCTTCAGCTAGCGCCTCTTCTGGATCTCTATTCTCATCAAAGGGTTTTTCATTGCTTGGAAACTGATTATGATCACTTCGATACCACAATAAATCCATCGAGCTTTCAAACCTATCGATCATCGAAACGAATACTCTATCTGGAGAAAAAATCACGTTGATAAAATTAAGCAACAATGAAAAAGTGATCCCTGAAATAGAAGATGACATGGCATAGGAAATTTCAAATAAAAATCGATCCATCACATTTTTGGTATTGTCCATGTCTTGCAAATTCATTCCACCCAGTTCTGGCAAGCCTTTGGCTATTCCCATAAAGGTTCCAAGGATACCTGCCACAACAAAGAGTCCTGGAAGGATCGTAACGACATCATTAAGACTAGATATCGGAAACACACCAAAAACCCTATTAAAACAAGGATTGTGATGAAAAGTAGCCTTTGTTATATGTAATAACTTAGGGGTCTCGTCAGTCCATTTTAAAAATTTTAATTGTTTCAATATGTCTTTAACCAACCACGAACATCCTTGTTTAACCAAAAATATCCTATCACTCCAACGCATGATTTTATCAGTGCGTCGGCGTAACATACGGTCTCGCATTTCAAAAATTTCATAATACGTTCTTTCTAACATTTTTTTAGATAGCACATAAAAAGAAACATTTTTTTTGTCATTTGGTTTTTCTGTTTCCATGAAAAGCGAAACTCTTTTCTCAAACTCTCGAGAAAACCATTCGTGGCGTTTTACCGTGTACCAAATCATGACTCGCAGAAAGGCACCCAGTATAAATACCCCACCCATTATGTAAGGTAGAGAGAGTATAAAATATTCTACCAATGTTTTAGTTCCCATGTTCCCATTCTCCTTTAATTATTTCTTTCCATCCATTCCAAATCTGATAATAACTCTTTGTGATTTTTTGCAATCGTTGACCTTACAAAAATCCACTCCCGGCGACACATTTTTAACTTTCATCACCTCAAGAAAACTTCTTCCAGAAACTTTCATGACTGGGAACATGTCTTTTTGGTGATCAAATTCCATCGTCTTGTCATCTATAATATGAGTAAAGATGGATTTCGCTCGCTGATAACTCAAATCCATGTTGTACTTTAAAGCTTGTTTGTCATTTTTGGCACTCGAGTTAGGGTCCACATATTTTCCCTTATAGGTCGGAGAAGCAAAGCCCACAATTTCAACTGCAGATATTTTTCCTTTTACTTTGTCGTTCCCAAATAAAGACTTCGCATACACGGGCATGGCTTTCTCAAGAACTGACTTCATATCTTCATTTAATTTGGCGGATCCCGATTCAAAATAAGAATCACCAAAATCGAGCATTACTTCCCCTGTCTGAAGATCGATATCAGCCTTCACGCCAGCTTTTTCAAATCCCTTTTTGATTTCCTTTGCAACGTCTTTGCGCAGATCTCTTTCTTCCAAGGCTTGACGAAGCTCTTTATCTTTGCTCCCTAAATCTTTTGACAGACCGGCAATTTTATTTTGCAAATCACGCTCTTTCTGTTCCGCTCTTTGTTTAAACTCGCCCTCTCTTTTGGCTCTTTCGGCGGCTCCTAATTTTTGCGCCCCTAGCTCTTTTTCAAAGGCCTTGCGATCACGGTCTCTCTCTGATTCATACTGTCCTTGCAAATCAGCGATTTTTTTATTGTACTCGCCTTCAACTGTTCCTAAT
Above is a genomic segment from Deltaproteobacteria bacterium containing:
- a CDS encoding FHA domain-containing protein, whose amino-acid sequence is MAKSIQVFIVTVQEGENVDYKIVDDSTFTVGRSLDATLAFSDQNISRIHLIVTLKHNKIWVEDQGSANGTFVNDQKIPSQKTISVEPGDKVKLGKSEIYLSFNLLEKCFKKDEIVKSQLPKDEKESLSRVIQGAHAEGQKIVKLAQEGHDKLIKIAEQKAVSIENEMLLKQNEILSTASAQATQIVQDAKRRGVGLINDAQNDAEIKVQEIYSKANEFKKESDDYYKLKLEEAQLKAQEMLKRNETLAHGIVEEARQKASLMREFSQNEMEQLKSKSLIEIEELKNSILKDAQSEKESLLQRTEREALKKMHVLLAESEENAKLEKEKLIAAAYRDIEKIKMDSESEIDNQKKEISLLQKDIEKLENEIKALDESRKSLKSKLEKEEQDKRKSLDEELRLRGESFEKSLAEKGEDFESRLKKRQEFAERDIASRYNDLELEEERKNNELSEFKGNLKKKEEEFYFHFNRDKEAKLKELEHQEKSVREQNEKLVKETNSWVEETKSRLQKEWDEREVQLRNFESNKRNETQAWIKAEQKKKENEWQLKAAEIKELEEKKNKELSQWLKERQDEFLYKNKDLIDENNILEAKVKELRVDHTSLERNNSQLRNENDLIIKDFNETKEKVDKLKESNIRLLKQQEAVIHETRIVEKKLGEMRYEMSAQQENVIHMEKDFEAKKSLFKEQLIIEQQKMQKATQEQVNQMKILELDKLNTMKETMLSDIYKNKETIAKEIHRSIEKEIIGTMPPAQFAQLSENIYKQIVNTFDEHSAATSAETDSDKGQLKKDATLVLSKQKRQRQQFVGGGMLMGMLLFFLGSSGYNYVKEKQTPVSERIAEQAEQNKKDLIGKKFIPARVPEVKESYVDLVLYTDQFTELYLNHKYHDKWGKAAMDYLLKTWRIEEEKSIKIVAMSHTLVKNLIEKKETIRTDFLEQGLAKMKEIESESANKVIEILGSQVKYESFRKFERKYFREELEKFYLARSSKQQNDGEIDQSSTAK